One Setaria viridis chromosome 5, Setaria_viridis_v4.0, whole genome shotgun sequence genomic region harbors:
- the LOC117855759 gene encoding bidirectional sugar transporter SWEET3b, which translates to MVPNTVRVAVGILGNAASMLLYAAPILTFRRVVKKGNVEEFSCVPYILALFNCLLYTWYGLPVVSSGWENFPVSTINGVGILLEITFISIYIWFAPSKKKRFALQLVIPVVTLFGLTAFFSSFMVHTHRMRKVFVGSVGLVASISMYSSPMVAAKQVITTKSVEFMPLYLSLFSFLSSALWMIYGLLGKDLFIASPNFVGVPMGILQLVLYCIYRRSDGAAGKLHATAIDQEKGLKAVVAMHPQELGGTKPEAEGQK; encoded by the exons ATGGTTCCTAACACAGTCCGTGTAGCAGTTGGAATTCTTG GAAATGCTGCTTCTATGCTCCTCTATGCAGCACCAAT ATTGACATTCAGAAGGGTGGTAAAGAAGGGCAATGTAGAGGAGTTCTCATGCGTGCCTTACATACTAGCGCTGTTCAACTGCCTCCTGTACACCTGGTATGGGCTTCCTGTAGTGAGCTCTGGATGGGAAAATTTCCCAGTTTCTACCATCAATGGAGTGGGCATCCTGCTTGAGATCACATTCATCAGCATATACATATGGTTTGCGCCAAGTAAAAAGAAG agGTTTGCCTTGCaattggtgattcctgttgtgACATTATTTGGCTTGACAGCATTCTTCTCAAGCTTTATGGTCCATACGCACCGTATGCGCAAGGTTTTTGTTGGTAGTGTTGGTTTAGTTGCTTCCATATCCATGTACAGCTCTCCAATGGTAGCTGCA AAGCAAGTCATAACGACGAAAAGCGTGGAGTTCATGCCATTGTACCTGTCACTGTTCTCCTTCCTGTCCAGCGCTCTGTGGATGATATATGGGCTCCTTGGGAAGGATCTGTTCATCGCG TCTCCAAACTTCGTCGGCGTTCCAATGGGCATTCTTCAGCTGGTGCTGTACTGCATCTACAGGAGAAGCGACGGGGCAGCTGGAAAGCTCCATGCCACCGCCATCGATCAGGAGAAGGGTCTGAAAGCAGTGGTAGCCATGCATCCGCAGGAGTTAGGTGGAACGAAGCCGGAGGCGGAGGGTCAGAAATGA